A window of the Rhizobium brockwellii genome harbors these coding sequences:
- a CDS encoding ABC transporter permease, whose translation MNANSERNPDFVTRFANWDNFLAALTIAVVAYALLGVPNFASVFNISQAVAGISERALIVLPMVLLIIAREIDLSVGSILALTSVIFGLLIQQGAPLLLAIPVTLVAGGICGGFNGLLVTKLGLPSLVVTLGTMALFRGIAYILLGSDSINDFPDSFLDFGIDTVGTSPVPQTILPFLLLAPVFAIALQKMPLGRRIYAIGGSPDAARYSGIRLARTVFGLFVTSGAVCAAAGMVYAARLANARANNAVGIELDVITIALLGGISVFGGRGRLTGVLWALLLVATIRNVLGLLQIGGDAQGTVIGLLLIVSLLASNAAERVFASVRTRYFKVKTGK comes from the coding sequence ATGAACGCAAATTCCGAGCGTAATCCCGACTTCGTCACCCGCTTTGCCAACTGGGACAATTTCCTGGCGGCGCTGACGATCGCCGTCGTCGCCTACGCTCTCTTGGGCGTGCCGAACTTCGCTTCCGTCTTCAACATCTCGCAGGCTGTCGCCGGCATTTCGGAGCGGGCGCTCATCGTGTTGCCGATGGTCCTGCTGATCATTGCGCGCGAAATCGACCTGTCCGTCGGCAGCATATTGGCGCTGACCAGCGTGATCTTCGGACTGCTCATCCAGCAGGGCGCGCCACTCCTTCTGGCCATTCCGGTAACGCTTGTCGCCGGCGGAATTTGCGGCGGCTTCAACGGCCTGCTGGTCACGAAACTCGGTCTTCCCTCTCTCGTCGTGACGCTCGGAACCATGGCTCTGTTTCGCGGCATTGCCTATATTCTGCTCGGCTCGGACTCGATCAACGACTTTCCCGACAGCTTCCTCGACTTCGGTATCGATACTGTCGGCACATCGCCGGTGCCGCAGACCATCCTTCCCTTTCTGCTGCTTGCCCCGGTTTTCGCCATAGCGCTTCAAAAGATGCCGCTCGGCCGGCGCATCTATGCAATCGGCGGCAGCCCTGATGCTGCGCGTTATTCCGGCATTCGTCTCGCCCGAACGGTGTTCGGCCTGTTCGTCACCTCAGGTGCGGTGTGTGCGGCGGCTGGTATGGTCTATGCGGCGCGGCTGGCAAATGCCCGCGCCAACAATGCAGTCGGCATCGAACTCGACGTCATCACCATCGCGCTTCTGGGCGGGATCAGCGTCTTCGGCGGGCGTGGCCGGCTGACCGGCGTGCTGTGGGCATTGTTGCTGGTCGCCACCATTCGCAACGTCCTTGGTCTGCTTCAGATTGGCGGCGACGCGCAGGGAACGGTCATCGGCCTCCTGCTGATCGTTTCGCTGCTGGCCAGCAATGCGGCGGAGCGCGTCTTCGCCAGCGTTCGAACCCGATATTTCAAAGTCAAAACAGGCAAGTAG
- a CDS encoding rhamnose ABC transporter substrate-binding protein, with the protein MTSHLIKTLLVAGSLIASIAAANAQECAKEPVTVGFLPKLDTDPYFQVAQTGAEEAAKEIGGKAIKQAPSQATAEAQIDFINNLVSQKVGVIAISANDANAVAPALRRAAKQGVKVVSYDSDVSTAARSVFLNQAAGDSLAEMMLESMGQMINYDGEFAILSSTPTATNQNAWIDFMKKTMAGDKKFAKMKLVQVAYGQESEQVNQQQALALAQAFPNLKGIIIPAGIGLPAAARAMDQAGLLGKVKLTGLAPATLIKKYIQNGSVQDIWWNVKDLGYLTYYAAQAVAQCKLTGKEGETFEAGRLGSYKVGPKGEVLLGPADIVTPANVEEFKF; encoded by the coding sequence ATGACATCGCATCTTATCAAAACTCTACTTGTCGCGGGTAGCTTGATCGCAAGCATCGCGGCGGCAAACGCGCAGGAATGCGCCAAGGAGCCGGTCACGGTCGGCTTCCTGCCGAAGCTGGACACCGACCCCTATTTCCAGGTCGCACAAACAGGCGCGGAAGAGGCCGCAAAGGAGATCGGCGGCAAGGCGATCAAGCAGGCTCCGTCGCAGGCAACCGCTGAGGCGCAGATCGATTTCATCAACAATCTGGTTTCTCAGAAAGTGGGCGTCATCGCGATATCCGCCAATGACGCCAATGCCGTGGCCCCCGCTTTGCGCCGCGCAGCCAAGCAGGGTGTAAAGGTCGTATCCTATGATTCCGACGTATCGACGGCCGCCCGTTCCGTCTTCCTCAACCAGGCGGCCGGCGACAGCCTGGCCGAAATGATGCTGGAATCGATGGGGCAGATGATCAACTACGACGGCGAGTTTGCGATCCTGTCCTCGACGCCGACGGCAACCAACCAGAATGCTTGGATCGACTTCATGAAGAAGACGATGGCGGGTGACAAGAAATTCGCCAAGATGAAGCTCGTTCAGGTCGCCTATGGCCAGGAGAGCGAGCAAGTCAACCAGCAGCAGGCCCTGGCCCTGGCACAGGCATTTCCGAACCTCAAGGGCATCATCATTCCGGCCGGCATCGGCTTGCCCGCGGCTGCCCGTGCAATGGACCAGGCGGGTCTTCTCGGCAAGGTCAAGCTGACCGGTCTGGCGCCGGCGACCCTCATCAAGAAATACATCCAGAACGGCTCGGTCCAGGATATCTGGTGGAACGTCAAGGACCTTGGCTATCTGACCTACTATGCGGCCCAGGCCGTTGCGCAGTGCAAATTGACGGGCAAGGAGGGAGAGACCTTCGAAGCCGGCAGGCTTGGTTCCTACAAGGTCGGCCCCAAGGGCGAAGTGCTTCTCGGACCGGCTGACATCGTGACGCCGGCAAACGTCGAAGAATTCAAGTTCTGA
- a CDS encoding glutamine amidotransferase, with protein MKPVLLAGETFHVTSFAAKGYEVGASSRYSNGAERYIKGLAAHDIAVVQIGGERCESQFPTTIEALAPYSTVVLSDVGALSLLYTPQTRAGRRSVNRLALLREWVERGGALMMAGGYCSFQGIDGLAMFRGTDVEECLPIECFPGPDGMEAPEGLDPVVDEIDHPILARVPSPIPYVLGMNRVAARASTDTKTLIRCGHRHGQMPLLSVRDYGAGRSLAWMTDIGPHWLSEDFMQWSGYDLLMANMIRWLAREI; from the coding sequence ATGAAGCCAGTGTTGCTCGCCGGCGAGACGTTTCACGTCACATCCTTTGCCGCTAAAGGCTATGAGGTTGGGGCTTCGTCACGCTATTCCAACGGTGCCGAGCGCTACATCAAGGGCCTCGCGGCGCATGATATCGCGGTCGTCCAGATCGGTGGCGAGCGTTGCGAAAGCCAATTCCCGACGACGATAGAGGCACTCGCCCCCTATTCGACGGTCGTTCTTTCCGACGTGGGTGCGCTGTCGCTCCTCTATACCCCTCAGACGAGAGCTGGCCGACGCTCCGTGAACCGCCTCGCGCTTCTAAGGGAATGGGTGGAGAGAGGCGGCGCGCTGATGATGGCGGGCGGATATTGCAGCTTTCAAGGTATCGATGGTCTTGCCATGTTTCGTGGCACTGATGTCGAGGAATGCCTACCGATCGAGTGCTTTCCAGGCCCTGATGGAATGGAAGCGCCGGAAGGCCTGGACCCTGTCGTTGATGAAATCGATCATCCGATACTGGCACGAGTGCCATCACCGATCCCCTACGTCCTCGGTATGAACCGCGTTGCCGCCCGCGCTAGCACAGACACGAAAACCCTGATCCGTTGCGGCCATCGTCATGGACAAATGCCATTGCTGTCGGTTCGCGACTATGGCGCGGGGCGCTCGCTCGCCTGGATGACCGACATTGGTCCTCATTGGCTGTCCGAGGATTTCATGCAGTGGTCCGGCTACGATCTGTTGATGGCCAACATGATCCGTTGGCTCGCGCGGGAAATCTAG
- a CDS encoding nucleoside triphosphate hydrolase codes for MQLISAADLIAGIAHRHDERRCIVAIAGPPGSGKSTFAEKLGAELNARAADSAAVLPMDGYHLDDMVLVPRGLRPRKGAPETFDVAGFAHMIGRLRENAEPEIAVPVFDRSLEIARAGARLISRSARTVIVEGNYLLLDQPPWNALNFDITVMIDAERKVLRERLIKRWLDLGLDPAEANAKVDKNDLINLDLVKNGSRSADFLVAHGLVS; via the coding sequence ATGCAATTGATTTCTGCCGCAGACCTTATCGCTGGTATTGCCCATCGGCATGATGAACGGCGTTGCATTGTTGCCATCGCTGGGCCACCGGGATCCGGCAAATCCACCTTTGCAGAGAAACTCGGCGCTGAGCTCAACGCTCGCGCAGCCGATAGCGCCGCCGTCTTGCCGATGGACGGATATCACCTTGACGACATGGTACTTGTGCCCCGTGGTCTGCGGCCACGCAAAGGCGCACCGGAGACGTTCGATGTTGCGGGGTTCGCACATATGATCGGCCGTCTCCGGGAAAATGCGGAGCCCGAAATAGCTGTGCCGGTGTTCGACAGGAGCCTTGAGATCGCAAGGGCTGGCGCCCGGCTCATTTCCCGCTCTGCGCGCACGGTGATTGTCGAGGGCAATTATCTGCTGCTTGATCAACCGCCATGGAATGCATTGAATTTTGATATCACGGTGATGATTGATGCGGAACGCAAGGTTTTGCGTGAACGTCTGATAAAGCGCTGGCTGGATCTGGGACTGGACCCTGCGGAAGCCAACGCGAAGGTCGATAAAAATGACTTGATCAACCTTGACCTTGTCAAAAATGGCAGTCGGTCGGCTGATTTCCTCGTTGCGCACGGCCTTGTCAGCTGA
- a CDS encoding HD-GYP domain-containing protein, translating to MLKRIEARRVRNGMFVEAIEGAWQDPFLSKRRFLLRREADALKLRKSGIEGVIINTSRGLDIDGLPGGNIEIDTQAARETIQKSVQVLESVFGRLKHGDGISVDQVAPVISSVSKSMDDNPTVFLSVTRLKSKDEVTFLHSLSVSALMILFGRHLGLDEATVQTLGTAGLLHDVGKLEIPLEILNKEGRLEEDEIKMIRDHPEKGHAILARQEGMSEIVLDVCLNHHERIDGKGYPRRLSETQVSFHARLAAICDVYDAVTSVRPYKAPWSASQALKWMLGSEGQFDRRLLKKFALCLSVAAVS from the coding sequence ATGCTCAAGCGTATCGAAGCCAGGCGGGTGCGCAACGGAATGTTTGTGGAGGCGATTGAAGGTGCATGGCAGGATCCCTTTCTGTCCAAGCGAAGATTTCTGTTGCGGCGTGAAGCCGATGCCCTGAAACTTCGGAAGAGCGGTATTGAAGGTGTTATCATCAACACCAGCAGAGGCCTCGACATCGACGGCCTGCCAGGCGGCAATATCGAGATCGACACCCAGGCGGCACGCGAGACCATCCAGAAATCCGTGCAGGTACTGGAAAGTGTTTTCGGCCGGCTCAAGCATGGCGATGGGATCAGCGTCGATCAGGTCGCGCCGGTGATTTCCTCGGTCTCTAAGTCGATGGATGACAATCCCACTGTCTTTCTCAGCGTTACGCGTCTGAAATCCAAGGACGAAGTGACGTTTCTGCATTCCCTTTCGGTGAGTGCGCTGATGATCCTTTTCGGCCGTCATCTCGGACTTGACGAGGCTACGGTGCAGACGCTCGGCACAGCAGGATTGCTGCATGACGTCGGCAAGCTCGAAATTCCGCTTGAGATACTCAACAAGGAAGGGCGCCTTGAAGAGGACGAGATCAAGATGATCCGCGATCATCCCGAAAAGGGGCATGCAATCCTGGCGCGCCAGGAAGGTATGTCGGAGATCGTTCTCGACGTATGCCTCAACCATCATGAGCGTATCGACGGCAAGGGCTATCCTCGCAGGCTTTCCGAGACGCAGGTCAGCTTCCATGCCCGTCTTGCTGCGATTTGCGACGTCTATGACGCCGTGACCTCCGTGCGGCCGTACAAGGCGCCATGGAGCGCGAGCCAAGCACTGAAGTGGATGCTTGGCAGCGAAGGGCAATTCGATCGACGGCTGCTGAAGAAATTCGCCCTCTGCCTTTCCGTCGCCGCCGTGAGCTAA
- a CDS encoding branched-chain amino acid ABC transporter substrate-binding protein: MTLKTLTATLVASLAFAPLAYADITIGLIAPLTGPVAAYGDQVKNGAQTAVDEINKKGGILGEKVVLELADDAGEPKQGVSAANKVVGDGIRFVVGPVTSGVAIPVSDVLAENGVLMVTPTATAPDLTKRGLTNVLRTCGRDDQQAEVAAKYVLKNFKDKRVAIVNDKGAYGKGLADAFKATLNAGGITEVVNDAITPGDKDFSALTTRIKSEKVDVVYFGGYHPEGGLLARQLHDLAANATIIGGDGLSNTEFWAIGTDAVAGTIFTNASDATKSPDSKAAADALAAKNIPAEAFTLNAYAAVEVLKAGIEKAGSAEDAEAVAAALKGGEEIPTAIGKITYGETGDLTSQSFSLYKWEAGKIVAAE, translated from the coding sequence ATGACCCTCAAGACATTGACGGCGACCCTCGTCGCGTCACTCGCCTTTGCGCCGCTTGCCTATGCCGATATCACCATCGGCCTGATCGCGCCGCTCACCGGCCCCGTCGCCGCCTATGGCGACCAGGTGAAGAATGGTGCGCAGACCGCCGTCGACGAAATCAACAAGAAGGGCGGAATTCTCGGCGAGAAGGTCGTCCTCGAACTGGCCGACGATGCCGGCGAACCGAAACAGGGCGTTTCCGCCGCCAACAAGGTCGTCGGCGACGGCATCCGCTTCGTCGTTGGCCCGGTGACATCGGGCGTCGCCATCCCCGTTTCGGACGTGCTTGCTGAAAACGGCGTGCTGATGGTCACCCCGACCGCGACGGCCCCTGACCTGACCAAGCGCGGTCTCACCAATGTGCTGCGCACCTGCGGCCGCGACGACCAGCAGGCCGAAGTCGCCGCCAAATATGTGCTGAAGAATTTCAAGGACAAGCGCGTCGCCATCGTCAACGACAAGGGCGCCTACGGCAAAGGCCTCGCCGACGCCTTCAAGGCGACGCTGAACGCCGGCGGCATCACCGAAGTCGTCAATGACGCGATCACGCCTGGTGACAAGGATTTCAGCGCGCTTACCACCCGCATCAAGTCCGAGAAGGTCGACGTGGTCTATTTCGGCGGCTACCACCCGGAAGGCGGCCTGCTGGCCCGCCAGCTGCATGACCTCGCCGCCAACGCGACGATCATCGGCGGCGACGGACTCTCCAACACCGAATTCTGGGCAATCGGCACGGATGCGGTAGCAGGCACCATCTTCACCAACGCTTCGGACGCCACCAAGAGCCCGGATTCCAAAGCCGCAGCCGATGCGCTCGCCGCCAAGAACATCCCGGCGGAGGCCTTCACGCTGAACGCCTATGCCGCCGTCGAAGTGCTGAAAGCCGGCATCGAGAAGGCCGGCAGCGCCGAAGATGCGGAAGCCGTCGCGGCCGCGTTGAAGGGCGGCGAAGAAATCCCGACCGCCATCGGCAAGATCACCTACGGCGAAACCGGCGACCTGACCTCGCAGAGCTTCTCGCTCTACAAATGGGAAGCCGGCAAGATCGTCGCCGCCGAGTAA
- the ade gene encoding adenine deaminase: protein MTTKLERLIDQGVGRMPADIVLKGGRFFDLVTGELVQSDIAIGADRIVGTSGNYEGETEIDISGRIVVPGFIDTHLHIESSLVTPHEFDRCVLPYGVTTAICDPHEIANVLGTAGIEFFLESALETIMDIRVQLSSCVPATHLETSGADLPIESLLPYRHHPKVIGLAEFMNFPGVIHKDPVCMAKLDAFQGGHIDGHAPLLSGNDLNGYLAAGIRTEHECTTSAEALEKIRKGMHILVREGSVSKDLAALIPIITERLSPFLALCTDDRNPLDIAEQGHLDHMIRTAIASGVEPLAIYRAASISAARAFGLRDRGLVAPGWRADLVVLDSLENCRADMIFSAGRRVTDALFSSRRPVAPIGLDSVKARPVNAAHFGVPVAEGETPVIGVMPGKIITEHRRYRLPVRGNETTVDLANDIIKVAVIERHGKNGNHANGFVQGFGLKKGAIASTVGHDSHNICVVGVSEDDMACAANRLGEIKGGFVVVEDGKVTGEIALPIAGLMSLEPYETVRDILHHLRKAAFALGATLEEPFLQLAFLPLPVIPHLKISDRGMVDVDKFALIG from the coding sequence ATGACCACGAAGCTCGAACGTCTCATCGATCAGGGCGTTGGCCGTATGCCGGCCGATATCGTGCTGAAGGGCGGCCGTTTCTTCGATCTCGTCACCGGCGAACTCGTCCAGTCGGACATTGCCATCGGCGCCGATCGCATCGTCGGCACCTCAGGCAATTATGAGGGCGAGACCGAGATCGACATCTCGGGCAGGATCGTCGTTCCCGGCTTCATCGACACGCATCTGCATATCGAATCTTCGCTGGTGACCCCGCATGAATTCGATCGCTGCGTTCTGCCCTACGGTGTGACGACCGCCATCTGCGATCCGCACGAAATCGCCAATGTCCTCGGAACCGCCGGCATCGAATTCTTTCTCGAATCCGCGCTGGAGACGATCATGGACATCCGCGTCCAGCTCTCCTCCTGCGTTCCGGCGACACATCTCGAAACCTCCGGCGCCGACCTGCCGATCGAAAGCCTCCTGCCCTACCGCCACCATCCGAAGGTCATCGGCCTTGCCGAATTCATGAATTTCCCCGGCGTCATCCACAAGGATCCCGTCTGCATGGCCAAGCTCGACGCCTTCCAGGGCGGCCATATCGACGGTCACGCGCCGCTGCTCTCAGGCAACGACCTCAACGGTTACCTCGCAGCCGGCATCCGCACCGAGCACGAATGCACGACCTCCGCCGAAGCGCTGGAAAAGATCCGCAAGGGCATGCATATCCTCGTGCGCGAGGGTTCGGTATCCAAGGATCTCGCTGCGCTGATACCCATTATCACCGAGCGGCTTTCACCCTTCCTCGCGCTTTGCACCGACGACCGCAATCCGCTCGATATCGCCGAACAGGGCCATCTTGATCATATGATCCGCACAGCGATCGCGAGCGGCGTCGAGCCCCTGGCGATCTACCGCGCCGCCTCGATTTCGGCCGCCCGCGCCTTCGGCCTCAGGGACCGCGGCCTGGTCGCGCCGGGCTGGCGGGCCGATCTGGTGGTTCTCGACAGCCTGGAAAACTGCCGCGCCGACATGATCTTCTCCGCCGGCCGCCGCGTCACCGATGCACTGTTTTCCTCGCGCAGACCGGTTGCCCCGATCGGCCTCGACAGCGTCAAGGCAAGGCCCGTCAACGCCGCCCATTTCGGCGTCCCGGTCGCCGAGGGCGAAACACCTGTCATCGGCGTCATGCCGGGCAAGATCATCACCGAGCATCGCCGCTACCGCCTGCCCGTCAGGGGCAACGAGACGACCGTCGATCTTGCCAACGATATCATCAAGGTCGCCGTCATCGAGCGCCACGGCAAGAACGGCAACCATGCCAACGGCTTCGTCCAGGGCTTCGGCCTGAAGAAGGGTGCGATCGCCTCGACCGTCGGCCATGACAGCCACAATATCTGCGTGGTCGGCGTCAGCGAGGACGACATGGCCTGCGCCGCAAACCGCCTCGGCGAGATCAAGGGCGGCTTCGTCGTCGTCGAAGACGGTAAGGTCACCGGCGAAATCGCCCTGCCCATCGCTGGTCTTATGAGCCTAGAGCCCTACGAGACGGTTCGCGACATCCTCCACCATCTGCGCAAGGCCGCCTTCGCGCTCGGCGCCACGCTGGAAGAACCCTTCCTTCAGCTCGCTTTCCTGCCGCTGCCGGTCATCCCGCACCTGAAGATATCCGACCGCGGCATGGTGGATGTGGACAAGTTCGCGCTCATCGGGTGA